Proteins encoded within one genomic window of bacterium:
- a CDS encoding MFS transporter: MTRPVMFAALIAFLLMLGLGVLFPVLPMFTRELELTDFQAGLLLSSYPLAGVFVSPFWGWVSGRVGRKPAIVVGLFGFGVGFSLFGLGTTFEQLLGARLLGGLFSAAALPAVLAYAADVTPPDRRSTAMGAIGAAIGLGVSFGPLMGGLVGHALGVRAPYFLSGAIGISSAIGVWIWLPESLTDSVREQIDRHRVALKADGLTTRDLVQSMLPLLVFSFLTSTGRIGLDSTLGFLALDRLGWTEREVGIVLFAAGMMVALVQGGLIRPLARVFSDRALMTAGTLVMGTGLVGVGLSMNASTLVASGLTVALGFALLTPTFNAALSRAAEGFQGEAQGFNSTAQALSRVVGPVAFLFLYQAVGSASPYFLAAALCAIAARIAFRTSDSSPPDV; the protein is encoded by the coding sequence ATGACCCGACCTGTGATGTTCGCGGCTCTGATTGCGTTTCTCCTGATGCTCGGGCTGGGAGTGCTCTTCCCGGTGTTGCCCATGTTCACGCGCGAACTCGAGCTGACTGATTTTCAGGCGGGACTGTTGCTGTCGAGTTATCCACTGGCCGGTGTTTTCGTGAGCCCGTTCTGGGGCTGGGTTTCGGGGAGAGTCGGTCGCAAACCCGCGATCGTCGTCGGCTTGTTCGGGTTTGGAGTGGGCTTTTCGCTCTTCGGTCTGGGTACGACGTTCGAGCAGCTTCTGGGTGCGCGCTTGCTCGGTGGACTGTTCTCGGCCGCTGCGCTTCCGGCGGTTCTGGCCTACGCCGCCGACGTGACTCCGCCCGACAGGCGCAGTACCGCGATGGGCGCGATCGGCGCGGCCATTGGACTCGGCGTGAGCTTCGGTCCGCTCATGGGTGGCCTCGTCGGCCACGCGCTGGGGGTGCGAGCTCCGTATTTTCTATCGGGTGCGATCGGAATCTCATCCGCGATCGGTGTCTGGATCTGGCTTCCCGAAAGCCTGACGGACTCCGTGCGCGAACAGATCGATCGACACCGAGTGGCGCTGAAGGCGGACGGTCTGACGACCCGCGACCTTGTGCAATCCATGTTGCCGCTGCTGGTGTTCAGTTTTCTCACCTCGACCGGCCGTATCGGTCTCGACAGCACGCTCGGATTTCTCGCCCTGGATCGCCTGGGTTGGACGGAACGCGAGGTCGGAATCGTGCTGTTCGCTGCGGGCATGATGGTCGCGCTGGTGCAAGGCGGGCTGATACGCCCGCTCGCACGCGTGTTTTCCGATCGCGCACTCATGACCGCAGGCACATTGGTGATGGGCACAGGTCTCGTTGGCGTCGGCCTATCGATGAATGCCAGCACTTTGGTCGCTTCGGGCCTGACGGTTGCGCTCGGCTTCGCACTCTTGACGCCTACTTTCAACGCTGCGCTTTCACGAGCTGCCGAAGGGTTCCAGGGGGAGGCTCAGGGATTCAACAGCACAGCACAGGCGCTGTCGCGGGTGGTCGGGCCGGTCGCGTTCCTTTTTCTCTACCAGGCCGTGGGTAGCGCGTCTCCCTATTTTCTGGCGGCAGCGCTGTGCGCAATCGCGGCTCGAATAGCCTTCCGAACCAGCGACTCTTCGCCACCAGACGTCTGA